ATATAATTAAGAAGGCAAAAGAAGAAGCAAGAAGTATAATTAGAAAGGCAAAAGAAGAATCAGATAGTATAGTTGATGAATTGAGAGATATTTCTATTGAAATAGAAAAAGAAAAAAATAAGAAAATTCAAGAAGCACAAGACAAATTGAAAGAAAATCTCAATGAAGTAGAAAGAGATTTATCAGATAATTTAATGAAAGTTAAAAACAATAAACCTCCTAAAAACTTAAAAGAGGGGGAAACAGTAGAAATATTATCATTAGGGCAATGTGGGACTGTACTTTCTCAAGCTGATGATGATGGGAATGTAAATGTTCAAGTAGGTATCATGAAAGTAAATGTTCATATATCTACTTTAAAGAGGGCTGAAGAAGAAAAATTAATAAAGTCACAAGTAAGTACTAAAAATATAATTAAGAATAAATCACAAAATGTAAAAAATGAATTGGATTTGAGAGGGGAAACTTTAGATGAAGCATTGCTAGATTTAGATAAATATTTAGATGATGCTTATTTAGCAAGATTGAAAGAAGTATTTATAATTCATGGAAAAGGTACAGGAGTTTTAAGAGAAGGAATAACTGGTCTTCTAAAAAGTCATAAACATGTAAAGTCTTATAGATTAGGTAAGTATGGTGAAGGAGGAAGTGGAGTTACAGTGGTGGAACTTAAATAAGTCCTTGAAATAATGATGATTGTATTGTATATTTATAATTAATAATTATATATAGATAAATTCTGTGAAAAGGATAGTAGAGTATATTGTTTTGTCAAAGCGAATTGGGGATGGTGAAAGCCCAGTACAAAGATATATTTGAAGAGAGCCTTGGAGAATAACATCTGAAAAATAGTAGGATGGTACGCAACTGCGTTAAAAGTCATGAGTGGGCAAATTGCCAACTAGAGTGGTAACACGGGATATACTCTCGTCTCTTTATTGAGATGAGAGTTTTTTTTCTAAAAAAATACTTAAGGAGGATGAATATGATAGATTTTAAAAATCAAGCAGTCAATTTAATGTCTCAAATAGATAGTAGTCTAGACATTGGTGAAATAGAGTCCTTGATTGAAATTCCACCATCTTATGATATGGGAGACTATGCTTTTCCATGTTTTAAATTAGCTAAAACTTTTAGAAAAGCACCAAATCTAATTGCAGAAGAAATTGCAAATAAAATTGGAGAAAATGAATATTTTGAAAGAATTGAAAATGTAGGTCCATATGTGAATTTTTTTGTTAATAAAGAAGTTCTTGCAAAGACAGTTCTTGATGATATAAAAAGCAAAAATGAAAGATATGGCTCTTCAACTCTTGGAGAAGGGAAAACTGTCATTGTTGAGTATTCTTCACCTAATATTGCTAAACCTTTTCATATTGGGCATATAAGAACGACTATAATAGGTCATTCACTATATAGAATATATAGTTTTTTGGGTTATAAAACTATAGCCATTAATCATTTAGGAGACTATGGGACCCAATTTGGTAAATTAATTGTAGCTTATAAGAATTGGGGAGATAGGAGCGTTATAGAAAAAGATCCTATAAATGAACTTTTAAAATTATATGTTAAATTCCATGAAGAAGCAGAAAAAAATGATAATTTAAATGATGAAGCTAGGAGCTGGTTTAAAAAGCTTGAAGATGGAAATGAAGAAGCTTTAAAATTATGGCATTGGATGAGAGAGATAAGCTTAAAAGAATTTAACAAAGTTTATGATTTGCTAGGCATAAAATTTGACTATTTTACTGGAGAAAGTTTTTATTCAGATAAAATGCCAAGAGTAATTGAAGAGTTAGAAGAAAAAAATCTATTAGTAAAATCAGAAGGTGCTGAAATAGTAGATTTAGAAAGCTATAATATGCCACCTGCTCTAATCAAAAAAAGCGATGGTTCCACTCTTTACATTACAAGGGATATAGCAGCAGCTATCTATAGAAAGGAAAATTTTGATTTTTATAAAAATATTTATGTGGTCGGTTCGGAACAAATACTTCACTTTAAACAATGGAAAAAAGTTATAGAATTAATGGGATATGATTGGGCAGAAGATTGCATTCATGTACCTTTTGGAATGGTTAGTCTTGAAGAAGGAACTATGTCTACTAGAAAAGGAAAGGTAGTATTTTTAGAAGATGTTCTTAAAAAAGCGGTTGAAAAAACTCGAGATATTATAGATGAAAGAAATCCAGATTTAGATGATAAAGAAGCAGTAGCAAAACAAGTAGGAATTGGAGCTATTGTGTTTCAAGAATTGTTTAACAGTAGAATAAAAGACTATATATTTTCTTGGGATAAGACTTTGAGTTTTGAAGGAGAAACAGGACCATATGTGCAATATGCTCATGCAAGAGCAAGTAGCCTTTTAGGGAAAAGTAATTTTTCTATAGAAGATGAAGTGGACTATTCATTGTTGAATACTGAAGAGGAAATGAATATTATAAGGCTTTTATATGGTTTTCCAAATGTTATAATAGATAGTGCAGAAAAAAATGAACCTTCCTTTGTTACTCGTCAAATAGTAGAAATAGCTAAGGCATTTAATAGGTTTTATCACAATTGTCCAATACTTACAGAGGAGGAAGATTTGAAAACAGCTAGATTGCATTTAGTTTATGCTACAAAAGTTGTTTTAAAAACAGGACTTTCATTGTTGGGTATAGAAGCTCCTGAAAAAATGTAGAGGAGAATATTCATGAATGAAGAAGTTGTCAAAAATTTTCTTTTAAGTGCATTTAGTTTGATTGATAATGAAGAGAAAAGATATATTAGTGAAGTAACTATTATTACAATAAAATCTCTATTACCTCAAGAAAATGAAATAGGCAATAGAATTAATTATGATAGATTAGAAAAAGAAATGGAACTTTGGTATTATTATAGACAAGGTGACAATACTTCACTATTGAATTCAATATATTTAAATAATGCTGATGTTTATTGGAATGAATTTGATGATAGTATCTATATAAGATTAACTCCAATTGTTTTTTCAAACAACAATTGGGATATTATAAGAGAAGAAATACTTAAATATATTTTATTTACGACAGGAAATATATCTACTATATTGGAAGGGCTAATGGTTTCCAAGATTCTATTTTTGATAATGAATAACAATGAAGAAATGGTTGATGAGTTAAAATGTGAAATAATAAATTTTTCTCAAAGTGAATTTTTAGAGAAATTTTCTCAATATTTTAGAGTGCCAGTTGAAAAATATCCTAAAAAATTTTCTATAGAATTTGAAAGAAAAAGAATAGCTTTAATAAATATTTTAAATGGAATGGGTTCTAATGAATTTAGTACTTTGCGAGAATCTTTGAGAACTGCACAAAACAATATTCAAGCAAACAATATTCAAGCTGAGTATAGTATCTTTGCTAAGGCACTATACTCAATCAAAAACCCCATATCCAATAAAAAAGATATAAGAATTTATGAAAATTTTTGTGATTATTTATGCAAGTTAAATAAAGGTAGAATAGAGCCAAGTTTATTGGCTATTGACAAATATTATTTGCCAAATATATTTTCGTTTAAAGAAGGAGAAGAATTTTATCATTCACTATTAAGCAAATGCAAAGTATTAAAAAAAGAAGAGACAAAGGTTGTTCTTAAGACAAAATCAGGTATATATGAATTTAAAAGATAGGGTCCTCAAGATTTAGAGGGCCTATCTTTGTAAGTATTCTAAAAATTCATCCTCACTACTATCTGCAAGTAAGCTTAACTCTTTTATAATACTATTTTTTAAATTCATAAAAGCCTCAATATTAGTGTTTTTTCCTGTATATTCAAGAGCTTCAAGGATCATTAGCATATCTTTTTTTGACATTTCAGCAATAGAAATTTTTTCAAATTCGTGCATATACTTACCCCTTCCTACAAATATTTAATTATATATTCTATAAAAAAGTATAAAAACCTTCTTAAAAACAAAAAATTCTACAAAAAATATGTTTTATAGCTAGACAGATTTTATAAAATCTAACTTATATTTATTATGCTATAATGGATATGAATAATTTAAAAAGGAAGGATATATTATGAATACAATAATATCTACTTTAAACTCAAAATTTATACACTCATCCCTTTCAATAAGATATTTAAAAAGTTTTTGCCATGATATACCCAATATGTATATTCGAGAGTTTACTATAAATCAAAATACAGATTTTATAACTGGAGAAATATACAAAGAAAATCCAGATATAGTTGCGTTTTCATGCTATATTTGGAATATAGAAAATACTTTAGAAATCTGTGAAAGGTTAAAAATTGTCAATCCCAATATTAAAATAATATTAGGGGGGCCAGAAGTTTCTTTTGATGGAGAAGAAGTGCTTAAAAATTGTGATTATATTGATTTTATAATCTATGGAGAAGGTGAGATAACTTTTAGAGAACTCATTTTGGATTTAATAGATGATAAGAATGAGTTTTATGATATAAAAGGATTGATATTCAGAGAAGATGGGAAAATAATCAAAAATAAGCCTAGACCGCTAATTGAAAATCTAGATATTATACCTTCACCATATATTGAAGACTTAGATGATTTCAAGGACAAGATTGTTTATTTTGAAAGTTCAAGAGGCTGTCCTTTTGGTTGTAAATTTTGTCTTTCATCTACTATAAAAGGTGTTAGATTTTTTAGTCTAGACAGAGTGAAAGATGATTTAGGAAGACTAATAGATGCAAAAGTAAAACAAGTAAAATTTGTTGATAGAACTTTTAATACTAATAAAGATTATGCTATGGAAATTATGAATTTTATTATGGAGAAGGATCCCCAAAATATAAATTTCCATTTTGAAGTCACAGCTCATTTGTTAGATGATGAAATGCTAAGTTTTTTGAGCAATGCAAAAGAAGGACTTTTCCAGTTTGAAATTGGAGTACAATCGACAAATTTAGAAACTATCGAGGCTATAGGTAGAGTTACAGATATTGAAAAATTGAAAAATGTTACTAAAACTATAAAAAGTTATGGAAATATACATCAGCATTTAGATTTAATTGCAGGTCTTCCCTATGAAGATTACAGTTCTTTTGAAAAATCATTTAATGATGTATATGAATTGAGACCTGAAAAGCTACAATTGGGATTTTTGAAACTGTTGAAGGGATCCGAATTGAGAAAAGATGCTGATATATATGGATTTAAGTATCTAGACAAACCTCCATATGAAGTACTGGAGACAAATTATATTTCTTATGATGAAATGTTAAAACTAAAAACCATTGAAGACTTGGTAGAAAAGTATGGAAATGAGGGTTTTTTTGAAAATTCATTGCTTTATATTATAAAAAATTATTATGAAAATCCTTTTGATTTTTATGAAGATTTTGCTTTTCAATGGGAGTCTAAAACTTATCATAGGATTTCTCATAGTAGAAATGAATTGTATAAAATATTGTATTGTTTTTATGAACAGACTATTGGGGAAAATTTAGATATATTTAGTGAGGTATTGAAATATGACTTTATATTTAACAATAAAAATCCTACTATACCAACTTATTTTAAAAGATTCAGTATAGATGAAATACAAAACAAAAAACATGATTTTCTTAAAATAAGGGAAAATGTGGCTGAGTTTTTACCAGAGTATGTAGATATCCCTACAAAAAAAGTGATAAATGAAATCCATATTGAAGCTTTTAAATTTGACATATTAAGTTTAATATATGAGGATTATGATTTAAATTCTTTGCATATGGGAGAAAATTTTATATTGTTTAATTATAGAAAAGATAAGGTAATAAGTAGATGCAGAGTAAAAGACAT
This window of the Sporanaerobacter acetigenes DSM 13106 genome carries:
- the argS gene encoding arginine--tRNA ligase, with the translated sequence MIDFKNQAVNLMSQIDSSLDIGEIESLIEIPPSYDMGDYAFPCFKLAKTFRKAPNLIAEEIANKIGENEYFERIENVGPYVNFFVNKEVLAKTVLDDIKSKNERYGSSTLGEGKTVIVEYSSPNIAKPFHIGHIRTTIIGHSLYRIYSFLGYKTIAINHLGDYGTQFGKLIVAYKNWGDRSVIEKDPINELLKLYVKFHEEAEKNDNLNDEARSWFKKLEDGNEEALKLWHWMREISLKEFNKVYDLLGIKFDYFTGESFYSDKMPRVIEELEEKNLLVKSEGAEIVDLESYNMPPALIKKSDGSTLYITRDIAAAIYRKENFDFYKNIYVVGSEQILHFKQWKKVIELMGYDWAEDCIHVPFGMVSLEEGTMSTRKGKVVFLEDVLKKAVEKTRDIIDERNPDLDDKEAVAKQVGIGAIVFQELFNSRIKDYIFSWDKTLSFEGETGPYVQYAHARASSLLGKSNFSIEDEVDYSLLNTEEEMNIIRLLYGFPNVIIDSAEKNEPSFVTRQIVEIAKAFNRFYHNCPILTEEEDLKTARLHLVYATKVVLKTGLSLLGIEAPEKM
- a CDS encoding B12-binding domain-containing radical SAM protein, whose amino-acid sequence is MNTIISTLNSKFIHSSLSIRYLKSFCHDIPNMYIREFTINQNTDFITGEIYKENPDIVAFSCYIWNIENTLEICERLKIVNPNIKIILGGPEVSFDGEEVLKNCDYIDFIIYGEGEITFRELILDLIDDKNEFYDIKGLIFREDGKIIKNKPRPLIENLDIIPSPYIEDLDDFKDKIVYFESSRGCPFGCKFCLSSTIKGVRFFSLDRVKDDLGRLIDAKVKQVKFVDRTFNTNKDYAMEIMNFIMEKDPQNINFHFEVTAHLLDDEMLSFLSNAKEGLFQFEIGVQSTNLETIEAIGRVTDIEKLKNVTKTIKSYGNIHQHLDLIAGLPYEDYSSFEKSFNDVYELRPEKLQLGFLKLLKGSELRKDADIYGFKYLDKPPYEVLETNYISYDEMLKLKTIEDLVEKYGNEGFFENSLLYIIKNYYENPFDFYEDFAFQWESKTYHRISHSRNELYKILYCFYEQTIGENLDIFSEVLKYDFIFNNKNPTIPTYFKRFSIDEIQNKKHDFLKIRENVAEFLPEYVDIPTKKVINEIHIEAFKFDILSLIYEDYDLNSLHMGENFILFNYRKDKVISRCRVKDITKKFNEI